A portion of the Caenorhabditis elegans chromosome III genome contains these proteins:
- the spot-1 gene encoding Putative methyltransferase spot-1 (Confirmed by transcript evidence), whose protein sequence is MHPDQKKTFKEKNDIRKKLFNSTKEERLDWRKMKDEKKRKNEEKIIKEAEEAKKAKIEKVDHTPPFTISIAVPGQFLNNAQSAELRTYMAGQIARAATLYRVDEIIIYDESCRMTDEAVNAYYNGTWQGNLIPAETNYEGCFYLAKILEYLECPQYLRKDLFPIQKPLKNAGLLNPLDAQHHLKYDEKTLRFREGVVLKKRSKDGRGPICNIGLEKEFEIDSDAVQLPPYTRVTVEIKNLTEQCKLYRGSITSGATVTRETGLYWGYSVRLMTGLQKVLQAKKFDIVAGVSPRGKLASQMDVCILNKPKILLVFGGVAGVDAAVESEELAEWRRAEDAFDVLIRTTSLSNGSRSERVEENVLSVLAQVQCHLETLNAL, encoded by the exons atgcatcCTGATCAGAAAAAGACatttaaagagaaaaatgacattcgtaaaaaattgttcaattcgACAAAGGAGGAACGATTAGATTGGAGAAAAA TGAAAGAcgagaaaaagcgaaaaaacgaagaaaaaattatcaaggaagccgaagaagcaaaaaaagcgaaaattgagaaagtcGATCACA CTCCACCATTCACAATTTCCATCGCCGTTCCTGgtcaatttctgaataatGCTCAATCAGCCGAACTTCGAACGTATATGGCTGGTCAAATTGCAAGAGCAGCTACTTTGTATCGTGTTGATGAAATTATTATCTACGACGAGTCATGTAGAATGACGGACGA agccgTCAATGCATACTACAACGGAACGTGGCAAGGAAATCTTATTCCAGCTGAAACAAACTATGAAGGATGCTTCTATCTTGCAAAAATTCTTGAGTATCTCGAGTGTCCACAATACCTTCGAAAAGATCtatttccaattcaaaaacctttgaaaaatgccGGTCTTCTGAATCCTTTAGACGCTCAGCACCATCTTAAATACGATGAAAAGACACTTCGATTCCGCGAAGGAGTTGTACTGAAAAAACGATCAAAAGATGGCCGTGGACCAATCTGTAATATTGGATTGGAAaaggaatttgaaattgattcgGACGCCGTTCAACTGCCACCGTACacaagggttactgtagaaatcAAGAATTTGACCGAac aatgcaaACTTTACCGTGGAAGCATCACAagtggagctacagtaacccgtgaAACTGGTTTATATTGGGGATATTCTGTGCGACTTATGACTGGATTACAGAAAGTTCTCCAAGC aaaaaagtttgacatTGTGGCCGGAGTATCTCCACGTGGAAAGCTGGCTTCTCAAATGGATGTTTGCATTTTAAACAAACC aaaaatattgCTTGTATTCGGTGGAGTTGCCGGCGTGGATGCAGCTGTGGAATCTGAAGAATTGGCAGAATGGCGTCGCGCAGAAGATGCATTCGATGTGCTCATTAGAACAACTTCTCTTTCAaatgggtctcgcagcgaacgTGTTGAGGAGAATGTGCTTTCCGTTTTGGCTCAAGTTCAATGCCATCTTGAGACTCTAAACGCGCTTTGA